The genomic stretch ACATTTTCATTTGATATACCTTCCTTAAGCAATATCTCATTAGCTATTTTAGCTATACAACCTAAATCTTTACAGTTTATCATCAGGCGAACAACCCATCATCACTTTTTCAGTTAAGGTTGGTTTCCTCATTAATTACATAATTCTTATTAATCATTTTTAAGTATTTACTTAAGAGCTGGCCTATCGTTAATTAAGCTAGGACTACTAATCTTTAGGGATCGCACATCTCACTGAACGATTGTTGAAATAAAACTTCGGGGGATTAGACAGATAGTGTCGCTATTAAGCTATTTATATTTCTATATTAAAATAAGGTTTACAATAACTATATCTTGGTATCTTCTCTTGCTAGAGATCAACTCAATTAATGAAATTATATACAAATGACGACACTATCATTAGACAACAAATATAATCTCGCATCAAAGTAATATTTACAAAGCATAAAAATATTCTCAAAACATTAAAATCATTCTCTCTTAAAACTAAAGTAAATAAACACTCTCGTAATTGCAACTAGAATTAGAGAGAAGAGAATTAGTGTTGAAGCTTCAGTTACTGATGCATTAAAATATGTTAAAAATGTATTATAGACACATATCGAAGCTACTGGAACACCGTTAAATATCCAGCCAGATACATAAGGTGCAACAATAACAACTGAGCCAAACTCACTTATAGCTCTGGCCATTGAAGTTAAACCAGAAGATATTATACCTCTTACTGAGGATGGTAAAACCAGTATAAAATATGTTCTTAGTTCTGAGGCTCCAAGACTTAATGCGTAGTATTCATGACTTCTTGGAAGAGCTTCATAGAAATTCTGCATTGCTCTTATATAAATTGGTGAAGAAACTATCATTAAAGCAAGTATTAAACCTAAATATGTAAAGAAGAAATTTATTCCATGAGTTTCTAAAAATCTTCCTAGGGGATTTAACGGACTATCTATAAAAAGTAAAGCGATACCAACTACTGGATGAGGAATCGAAGCGGGAATGTCAACAATAGCCTCAATGATCGGATTTCTATGCCTAGCTAAGTAATAGGCTAAGGGAGTAAATAGAATTATGATTAACATGATACTAATGGAAGATGCAAAAAACGTTAACTCTATCGATCTTATTATGGCATCCCCAAAGGCATATTTCATAGAAAAATAGGGACCGTAACCATAATAAAGAACTGCAAAAATTGGGAAAATGAGAAGAAAGGCTAGAAAAAATACTAATACCTTAAAAAGGTTAAACTGCACTGAAGTTCCCGCCATACTGTAATACACCTTGATTTAACAGATTAAGAATTTGTGATGGAACATCGCTCTCGTTTTGATAGAATAATAATGGATGAGTTATTGGTGTTATACCAAACATTGATAGTTCTTGAACGTGATCAATTATGAACTTAACAAATTCTATAGCTCCTTGCTCGTTAGAGGCATTTAACGGAATAGTTATGTATAAATAAACGGGATTTCCATAAATCTTCAACGTTAGGCCGTTAACTGTTATTTCGTAGAAGAAGAAACTGTACCAATTAGTTTCATTAGGGTAATATCCAAAGCTTAACCATGGGGGAAGTTTTAAATATTCTAGATGTTGTGAAATTGCATAAGAAACATAAGAGAAGGTAAAGTCCAGTTTACCTGTTGCTAGATCTGGGACAAAGTCTGCTGTAGTAGGTGCAGTTACAACATTTGGATTTTGTTTAACTAAATTAATAAAGTAATCAAAACTATGATTAGCATACAGATAACCAGCCATCTTCAAAATTAAATAAGCGTATAAGCCTTCTGGATCACTACTTGGGTTTGAAATACCTAGACTGAACTTCGTAGTCAATAAATAGAAGAAATTGTACCAATATTTAGTATTATTAGTTTGCATAGCCATGGTGTAATTAGAGTACAGCTGAGACCAATAAGGACTTTGGGTAGTATAGTTACTGTATATTATAGCCATTTGA from Sulfolobus sp. S-194 encodes the following:
- a CDS encoding ABC transporter permease — its product is MAGTSVQFNLFKVLVFFLAFLLIFPIFAVLYYGYGPYFSMKYAFGDAIIRSIELTFFASSISIMLIIILFTPLAYYLARHRNPIIEAIVDIPASIPHPVVGIALLFIDSPLNPLGRFLETHGINFFFTYLGLILALMIVSSPIYIRAMQNFYEALPRSHEYYALSLGASELRTYFILVLPSSVRGIISSGLTSMARAISEFGSVVIVAPYVSGWIFNGVPVASICVYNTFLTYFNASVTEASTLILFSLILVAITRVFIYFSFKRE
- a CDS encoding extracellular solute-binding protein, producing the protein MFRLKVFKAISSYVIIAIILIAIVAVVGVLLLTHHQSSSSVINTTAPTSTSSSVSSSSGPVIVYVAGAYKAVFDYLAKQFEQQTGITVDIVPGGSFGLAAQISKGQPVSVFVPVAYIQAVELEGSRNPGWAIAFISDQMAIIYSNYTTQSPYWSQLYSNYTMAMQTNNTKYWYNFFYLLTTKFSLGISNPSSDPEGLYAYLILKMAGYLYANHSFDYFINLVKQNPNVVTAPTTADFVPDLATGKLDFTFSYVSYAISQHLEYLKLPPWLSFGYYPNETNWYSFFFYEITVNGLTLKIYGNPVYLYITIPLNASNEQGAIEFVKFIIDHVQELSMFGITPITHPLLFYQNESDVPSQILNLLNQGVLQYGGNFSAV